From a single Rutidosis leptorrhynchoides isolate AG116_Rl617_1_P2 chromosome 5, CSIRO_AGI_Rlap_v1, whole genome shotgun sequence genomic region:
- the LOC139850114 gene encoding uncharacterized protein: MRRSSKSKSHKQSSKHTSSSTAREYSGSDDDVKLKERSSNGGKEDVVSVRGCSEKRKRNKDLLISHVNGDVIVSDKDHGGSDRWNGGSSDLVVNVDDKGVLKLKGLSEWKSKSGSSRRHDSDSVVVVDDIKSGSANHRSEKRKSERKDSSLYKENKESNDKDHSSDRGRKGLSDKVEVDGLLKQGENHSSKRGKEITDWPIEEELRNPELEKEFEKRVRRREEGSSDKGKYNDDVKEVDDRRLSSRSFRSKDERHENEEYVDIIGEDDIKETRQRGEKHRKDSERDRKNRDVKHRGESERYNKHRVDKYHEDGNKDNKYKDEKYDKDERIRDGKRKQDDDRDYYKHKEDKHRDDYDREKRTRDSKYTSRDLTIEPETKRARDDRKANNRNGSPFYDDRVTRYKDDKERRRVNNDKEESSEYRSRSMKDQHPESEKRSSNKVDSVSELVRSGSRYADVEVNASQSRRRSSPSGSTYSSRDHRVSKQEETKYRDYAYEDRVRHTAHSSRDYTSSTGQSDKKVNPKDDSYIRPESRSSPQVDKSPSSTSNERKNLSRSNTRRSEEPGPAKDTVKDNKGSRDLSIDNDFSQADNNNNDNISVSSAFTRNSNSQFSGNSKSEDDRNKSTNRHRRMVDPNMGRAAQGNWKNVPNWPSPMTGGGYMPFQHDPPPMFHPLMQQFPQPIFGRPPMKLTPGLPYHGEPPPMHGWDANNSAAFGDWDRRTHMNIQGWDQSGEMWKGQNVVPRSDVQVGPPQDWYPARGPTETGQADENEQNQMDIQTETLNLETNTFEAEKITKSPKIFEDVQEDNYALISKAYFSRVDVSQDLTLPELYDQCTSLMDLGQEQLSDEFGCKILFLEQVGVEANVTDIVSLFTAINDSVFQKAMLLYKKQKDEIYLVGPEFVPPVDQHKGGSDKDDKPTEEKLDTEANMIAESAKTEEQMDIDLDCAVVKQEEEPDVTLAAVEENVEPSAGGLLLPCKVEDVEYESTNGVSTADVAVMPTESVEFGSVNLNRIHHHSHESTH; encoded by the exons ATGCGTAGAAGTTCGAAAAGCAAATCGCATAAGCAAAGTAGTAAACATACTTCATCGTCGACGGCGAGAGAGTATTCCGGCTCCGATGACGATGTGAAACTGAAAGAAAGGAGTAGTAATGGTGGTAAAGAAGATGTGGTTTCAGTTAGGGGTTGTAGTGAGAAAAGGAAACGTAATAAGGATCTGTTAATTAGTCATGTGAATGGTGATGTTATTGTATCTGATAAGGATCATGGTGGTAGTGATAGATGGAATGGTGGAAGTAGTGATTTAGTTGTGAATGTTGATGATAAAGGTGTTTTGAAATTGAAAGGTTTGAGTGAATGGAAAAGTAAGAGTGGTAGTAGTAGGAGACATGATAGTGATAGTGTGGTTGTGGTGGATGATATCAAGAGTGGAAGTGCGAATCATCGAAGCGAAAAACGGAAGTCTGAGAGGAAAGATAGTAGTTTGTATAAAGAGAATAAGGAATCGAACGATAAGGATCACAGTTCTGATAGGGGAAGGAAAGGGCTTTCTGATAAAGTTGAGGTTGATGGATTATTGAAGCAAGGTGAGAATCATTCCAGCAAAAGAGGAAAAGAAATCACTG ATTGGCCTATAGAAGAAGAGTTGAGAAATCCCGAGTTAGAGAAGGAGTTTGAGAAGCGTGTTAGGAGAAGAGAAGAAGGTTCTAGTGATAAAGGTAAATATAACGATGACGTGAAAGAAGTCGACGATAGACGTCTGTCTTCTAGAAGTTTCCGGTCCAAAGATGAAAGGCATGAAAATGAAGAATATGTAGACATTATTGGAGAAGACGATATCAAAGAAACCCGACAAAGGGGCGAAAAACACCGCAAAGACAGTGAACGTGATAGAAAAAACAGGGATGTTAAGCACCGAGGAGAAAGTGAAAGATATAACAAACATCGAGTTGATAAATACCATGAAGATGGAAATAAAGATAACAAATATAAAGATGAAAAATATGATAAAGACGAGAGGATTAGGGACGGAAAACGGAAGCAAGATGATGATAGAGATTATTATAAACATAAGGAAGATAAGCATCGGGATGATTATGATAGAGAGAAGAGAACACGGGATTCTAAGTATACGTCAAGAGACCTTACTATTGAGCCCGAGACCAAACGGGCGAGGGATGATAGAAAAGCAAATAATCGAAATGGAAGCCCGTTTTATGATGATCGGGTTACAAGATATAAAGATGATAAGGAAAGGAGAAGAGTTAATAATGATAAAGAAGAGTCTAGTGAGTATAGATCACGTAGCATGAAGGATCAACATCCTGAATCGGAAAAAAGATCTAGTAATAAAGTAGATTCAGTTTCTGAACTGGTAAGATCCGGTTCTCGTTATGCTGACGTGGAAGTCAATGCTAGTCAAAGCCGTCGTAGGAGCTCCCCTAGCGGTAGTACTTATTCTTCAAGAGATCATAG GGTTTCAAAACAGGAAGAAACCAAGTATCGAGATTATGCTTACGAGGATCGAGTTCGTCATACAGCTCACTCTAGTAGAGATTACACTTCTTCCACTGGTCAATCGGATAAAAAAGTCAACCCAAAAGATGACAGTTACATTAGGCCCGAATCTAGATCTTCTCCACAAGTTGATAAATCCCCATCATCAACAAGTAATGAACGAAAGAATTTAAGCAGGTCTAATACTAGAAGAAGCGAAGAACCGGGCCCCGCCAAGGATACTGTTAAAGACAATAAAGGAAGTCGAGATTTGTCTATTGATAACGATTTTTCAcaagctgataataataataatgacaatatatCTGTTTCGTCAGCTTTCACTAGAAATTCAAACTCCCAATTTTCTGGTAATTCAAAGTCAGAAGATGACAGAAATAAGTCAACCAATCGTCATCGTAGGATGGTTGACCCGAACATGGGAAGAGCAGCTCAAGGTAACTGGAAAAACGTCCCGAATTGGCCTTCTCCGATGACAGGTGGCGGTTACATGCCTTTCCAACATGATCCACCGCCAATGTTTCATCCACTTATGCAGCAATTTCCACAACCTATATTTGGTAGACCGCCAATGAAGTTAACCCCGGGTTTACCTTACCATGGTGAACCACCACCGATGCATGGTTGGGATGCTAATAATAGTGCTGCATTTGGTGATTGGGATCGTAGGACCCACATGAATATCCAAGGGTGGGACCAAAGTGGTGAGATGTGGAAGGGTCAAAATGTTGTACCAAGATCGGATGTGCAAGTGGGTCCCCCTCAAGATTGGTATCCGGCTCGCGGGCCAACTGAAACGGGACAGGCTGATGAGAATGAGCAGAACCAAATGGATATTCAGACAGAGACTTTGAATCTTGAAACAAACACTTTTGAAGCTGAGAAAATTACTAAAAGCCCTAAAATTTTTGAGGATGTACAGGAAGACAATTATGCCCTTATCTCAAAAGCTTATTTTTCTAGGGTTGATGTGTCTCAAGATCTTACTCTGCCTGAGCTTTATGATCAGTGCACAAGTTTAATGGATTTAGGCCAGGAACAATTGTCAGATGAATTTGGCTGCAAGATTTTGTTTTTAGAG CAGGTGGGTGTAGAAGCCAATGTTACAGACATTGTTTCACTGTTTACTGCTATAAATGATTCTGTTTTTCAG AAAGCTATGCTTCTTTACAAGAAGCAAAAGGATGAGATTTATTTGGTGGGTCCCGAGTTTGTTCCACCCGTTGATCAACATAAAGGTGGTTCAGATAAAGATGACAAACCAACTGAGGAAAAGCTTGATACAGAAGCCAATATGATTGCTGAGTCAGCCAAAACCGAGGAACAGATGGATATAGATTTGGATTGTGCTGTTGTAAAGCAAGAGGAAGAACCCGATGTTACTCTGGCTGCAGTCGAAGAGAATGTTGAACCATCTGCGGGTGGCTTATTATTACCTTGTAAGGTTGAAGACGTGGAATACGAGTCTACCAATGGTGTGTCGACTGCTGATGTGGCAGTGATGCCAACTGAGTCAGTCGAGTTTGGGTCAGTAAATCTTAATCGGATACATCACCATTCTCATGAAAGTACACATTGA